The DNA window GACAAATTCAGGTACCGCTTTTGGATAGGAAAAAAGTGATCGGTCATTTGTTTATCGCAATGTCCCTCGATGATTCGACAATGATTTTGAAGAATCTTGAAGAAACGCTCTTAATTGCTTTTCCACTGATTTTACTCGTTCTTTTCTTGATTGCTCGATTTATTGCCGGAAGAAGTTTAATTCCGGTTACACTGATTACAGAGACTTCAAGCAGAATTACCAAAGACAATCTGAAAGAACGCATTATTTTGCCAAAAAACAAAGACGAACTTTATGTACTTTCAAAAACCATCAACGAATTGTTGGAACGAATTGAAAAAGCGGTGCAAAGAGAAAAACAATTCACCTCAGATGCTTCGCACGAATTGAGGACACCATTGACTGTTTTGAAAGGAACTTTAGAAGTCTTGATAAGAAAACCCAGAACGCAAGCCGACTACGAAGAAAAAATAAAATACGGCATTGCCGAAGTGAATCGAATGAATAATTTGGTAGATCAGCTACTGCTGCTGGCTCGATTCGAAAATCAAATTCAAAGTTTAAAAACCGAAAAAGTGTATTTAAATGCCTTGATTTTGGATATTCTGACGCGCTATTCCTTGAAAATGAATGCCAAAAAAATCAGCATCAATCAATCTTTTTCAAAGGATTTTTATGTAGAGTCTGATAATTATTTGGTTTCCATAATCATTAGCAATTTTATTAGCAACGCCATCAAATATTCGAATGAAAATGGCACGATTTCCATTTCCCTTTCGAAAAATAATACCGCCACCGTTTGCACCATCACCGATAACGGCATTGGAATTCCAAAAGAAGATTTGGACAAAATTCTGAATCCATTTTATCGCTCCAATCCAACACTTCATCCTGAAATTAAAGGTTTTGGATTAGGACTTTCAATTGTAAAACGATTGGCAGAATTACTCCATATCCAATTCGAAATTCGAAGCGAAATCAATAAAGGAACAACAGTGGTTTTACATTTTTATTAATTTTGATATTTGTAGATTAAATAATACACCGTTTATCTGGGAAGTAAAGGAATTGAAAATATCACACTTAAATAACAAGCAATACAATTTTAACTTTAAACAATACTAATTATGAACGAAGCACATGTACACATGGTAGTAAACCATTTTCCAATTATCGGGACGATTTTGGGATTGGGAATTTTAATTGCAGGAATGATTTTGAAAAATACTTCGGTAAAAAACACCGCATATTGTCTGTTTGTAATTGCGGCTATTTTTGCTGCTATTAGTATGGGAACTGGCGAAGGAGCAGAGGAGATGGTGGAAGATATGCCTTCTGTTGGCAAAGAAATTATTCACGAACACGAAGAAATGGCCGAAAAACTGGCCATAGTTTTATATTCCTTAGGCGTAATTTCCTTAATTGGTTTGTTTGTAAATTATAAAAAGCATAGAAACGCCAGATCGGTTTCCTATATTGCAGTTGTAGTAGCCATCATTGGCGTATTTTTTGCGCAACAAACAGGAACAACAGGAGGAGAAATTCGTCACACCGAAATCCGACCTAACGCTGTTTCAGCTGGGGGTGCAGAGCAAAATGCTGCTGCTTTAGAAGAAGGGGAAAGCGAAAACAAAGAATAGTATTCTGATTTTTTCAAACAAAAAAAGAGGATAGTTTTCCAACTGTCCTCTCTTTTTCACAAATTAAACCAATTAAACTATCGTTTACAACTAGAAACAGTATTCATTTTCTGCCACTAATTTTGTGGTAATCAACTCTCTTAATCCAATGATATTCGGCATATTGGTGTACTTTGTAAAACGACGCAATCCCATCAACATCATTCGTTGTTCGTCGCCTTCTGCAAAAGAAATGACACTTTCTTTCCCTTTTTGAGTAACAACATCCACTGCTTTATACAAATATAATTTTGCCATCGCAATTTGTTCTTTAACTTGATCTTCACCCATTTTCTTAGCCATTTTTTCAGTTCTTAAAATAGTAGATTCCGCCATATAGATTTCAATCAAAATATCGGCTGCGGCGATCAATAATTGTTGGTGTCCTTCTAAATCAGGGCCGTATTTTTGAACCGCGCCGCCGGCAACCATCAGGAATGCTTTTTTTAATTTAGTCAACATTTCTTTTTCTTCTGAAAATAATTCAGAGTAATCTGGCGTATCGAATGAAGGAATTCCCATTAATTCTTCTTGAACTTTTGTGGCGGGTCCTAATAAATCAACGTGACCTTTGAATGCTTTTTTAATCAACATTCCAACCGATAGCATTCTGTTGATTTCGTTGGTACCTTCATAAATTCTGGCGATTCTGGCATCACGCCAAGCGCTTTCCATCGGTGTATCTTCAGAAAATCCCATTCCTCCAAAAATCTGAATCCCTTCATCAGCACAGTTTTGGACATCTTCAGAAACTGCCACTTTTAGGATAGAACATTCAATCGCAAATTCTTCCACGCCTTTTAGTTCGGCTTCTTGATGCGAAGTCCCCTCGGCTTCTCTGGTTGAAATTCTGTCTTCAATATCTTTTGCAGCTCTGTATGTCGCACTTTCGCCAGCATAACAAGAGGTTGCCATTTCTGCCAATTTGTATCGAATGGCTCCAAATTGTGAGATTGGAGTGTTGAATTGCACTCTTTCGTTGGCATATTTTACCGCTCCTGAAGTCACTCTTCGTTGCGCGTCCAAACAAGCGGCGGCAAGTTTTATACGTCCAACATTTAAGGCGTT is part of the Flavobacterium nackdongense genome and encodes:
- a CDS encoding acyl-CoA dehydrogenase family protein is translated as MTDKTRGGQFIVKETKCEDIFTPEDFNEEQIMMRDSVKEFVDKEIWPNKVRYEKKDYAFTEETMRQAGEMGFLSVAVPEAYGGMGMGFVNTVLVCDYISGGTGSFSTAFGAHTGIGTMPITLYGSEEQKQKYVPKLASGEWFGAYCLTEPGAGSDANSGKTKAVLSEDGTHYKITGGKMWISNAGFCSLFIVFARIGDDKNITGFIVENDPSNGITMGEEEHKLGIRASSTRQVFFADTKVPVENMLSERGNGFKIAMNALNVGRIKLAAACLDAQRRVTSGAVKYANERVQFNTPISQFGAIRYKLAEMATSCYAGESATYRAAKDIEDRISTREAEGTSHQEAELKGVEEFAIECSILKVAVSEDVQNCADEGIQIFGGMGFSEDTPMESAWRDARIARIYEGTNEINRMLSVGMLIKKAFKGHVDLLGPATKVQEELMGIPSFDTPDYSELFSEEKEMLTKLKKAFLMVAGGAVQKYGPDLEGHQQLLIAAADILIEIYMAESTILRTEKMAKKMGEDQVKEQIAMAKLYLYKAVDVVTQKGKESVISFAEGDEQRMMLMGLRRFTKYTNMPNIIGLRELITTKLVAENEYCF
- a CDS encoding sensor histidine kinase, with translation MFSFSFKNRIAFYYIISTGLLISAVFFVIYQIIDHSVNEHINEDIKDEVEKHLKEIEIDYNNTYLIQVDQWRAREHNTVNVNPVFVQFFDINNQLIDKSPNLKGLQLKMYPETLNNKFIDTYLNKKPIRQIQVPLLDRKKVIGHLFIAMSLDDSTMILKNLEETLLIAFPLILLVLFLIARFIAGRSLIPVTLITETSSRITKDNLKERIILPKNKDELYVLSKTINELLERIEKAVQREKQFTSDASHELRTPLTVLKGTLEVLIRKPRTQADYEEKIKYGIAEVNRMNNLVDQLLLLARFENQIQSLKTEKVYLNALILDILTRYSLKMNAKKISINQSFSKDFYVESDNYLVSIIISNFISNAIKYSNENGTISISLSKNNTATVCTITDNGIGIPKEDLDKILNPFYRSNPTLHPEIKGFGLGLSIVKRLAELLHIQFEIRSEINKGTTVVLHFY